A window of Bacillus toyonensis BCT-7112 genomic DNA:
ACGGAGAACTCGGTTGTAATCTCTATCCTCATGATCAACTACAAGCGATTTTACGAGAACAACCGTTAACGCATTCATTAAGTTATGATCACCCGCAAGGTTATCTCCCATTAAGACAAGCGGTAGTAAAATATATGAAGGAATATTTAAAAGTGGAAGCGACTGAACAATCCATTATGATTACATCCGGCGCTCAACAAGCACTTCATCTTATCGTACAATGTTTATTAAATCCAGGTGATGCTGTTGCTTTCGAAAGTCCTTCACACTGTTATTCCCTGCCTCTATTCCAATCAGCAGGTATTCGTATTTTCCCATTACCTGTCGATGAACATGGGATTAACCCAGATGATGTACAGGAGTTATATAGAAAACACCGTATTAAAATGATCTTTTTAAATCCAAATTTCCAAAACCCTACGGGAACGATGCTTCATCCAAACCGTAGAAAAAAACTATTATCACTTTGCGCAGATTTACGAATTGCAATCGTTGAAGATGATCCATCCAGCTTGCTTACGTTAGAAAAGAAACAACCTTGCCCTACTTTGAAATCGATTGATGAAAATGGAACAGTCATTTATGTACATTCCTTATCAAAGATGATTGCACCAGGATTACGAGTCGGCTGGCTCGTCGCCCCGCAGTCTGTAGTAGAAAGGTTATCCGACGCAAGGCATCAAATGGAATTAGGTATGAGCATTTTCCCGCAGTGGCTTATGCAGCAATTTTTCGAAACCGTACCATTTCAGTCTCATATCGTACCGTTACGAAAACAATTATTGGAAAAAAGAGACGTTATCGTTCGCGCCTTAAATGAGCAACTTCACGACAAAATCTCTTTTTCTAATCCTACTGGTGGTATATAC
This region includes:
- a CDS encoding PLP-dependent aminotransferase family protein; this translates as MEWKLDSDSKIPIYQQVVDFIEKRITYGELPPGSFLPSERKLATQLNVNRSTVTTAYNELRAMGIVESTTGKGTRVSTHMWGVSPTLTPNWRNFVEGGTFLPNLPLLRHIRAEVQQNENMIDFANGELGCNLYPHDQLQAILREQPLTHSLSYDHPQGYLPLRQAVVKYMKEYLKVEATEQSIMITSGAQQALHLIVQCLLNPGDAVAFESPSHCYSLPLFQSAGIRIFPLPVDEHGINPDDVQELYRKHRIKMIFLNPNFQNPTGTMLHPNRRKKLLSLCADLRIAIVEDDPSSLLTLEKKQPCPTLKSIDENGTVIYVHSLSKMIAPGLRVGWLVAPQSVVERLSDARHQMELGMSIFPQWLMQQFFETVPFQSHIVPLRKQLLEKRDVIVRALNEQLHDKISFSNPTGGIYIWGKLKESINEKQLIMQSLKQEIAFMPGSIFGAKDGYIRLSYGKVNINQIEEGISRLREAILVCGK